The sequence below is a genomic window from Humulus lupulus chromosome 3, drHumLupu1.1, whole genome shotgun sequence.
TGAGTTGCAATTTCGACATcgtaaataattcaaaatttctaaaaatatatataaatttaaatatgagTATAATTATTTCCTAAAAGAATAATTCATTAGAAACTAGATAAatgtaaataattattaaaaaagaataagcactaaataaaaataaataataaaattagttgagatttttttattttattttgagctgtCTAATAGCTCAACTTTATACtaacatataataatattagTTTATCAAAGTTTCATACCAAAAACCAAATTTtacttatatatatgtattgtatgtacgtataatatttttttacttaTATGTAGACAAAATTGTTAAAATTTTAAACAAACTATTAAAATTTTAGACTTTttttatagtaaaataattaactaaataattgtatttaaataataataattttagtttTACTTTTAAGATCATAAAACTCTACAATAAACTTAGTGTGTTAGTTGTTATAAGTGTAAGTATTTAAGCAAAAAGAAATATTTACTTTCTAAACAATTTGAGACTTTACATTTCtcttttattaattttgaaaacttattCATGTATTAAATGCTACTAAAAATATATTcttaacaataattttttttgtttgttcagATGGTTGGGTAGACTTTGTATTAACTATAGCAAACATAATTTTTTGATATGTTTATTGAGAATCCAAAACTAGAAAGTATCGGCAGAGAAGTTGTTAAGAAATGTAATGGCTTGCCTTTAGCTGCTAAAGTTCTAGGAGGGCTCTTGAGATCGACGTTGGATGCTGAGAGATGGGAACAAATAGAAAAGAGTAATATTTGGGAGCTGACAGATAAAAGGAGCAAGATTCTTCCTGCAGCTTTAGAAGTGAGCTACCACTATCTTCCTGCACACTTGAAAAAGTGTTTTGCTTATTGTTCAATATTCCCAAAAGGTTATGTATTTGAAAGACAAGAGTTGGTCTTAATATGGATGGCAGAAAATCTCGTGATGCATTCGGAGGGGAATAGAAGAATGGAAGAAGTTGGTGATGAGTATTTCGATGAACTAGTATCTCTGTCATTTTTTCAAGTGAACACCAAATACTCGACGACTAATTCTTATTTTGGTATGCATGATCTTATAGTTGATTTGGCTAGAGCTGTTTCTGGAAAATATTGTTGTTTGTTAGAGCATAATGAAGATATTGATAAGTTTGAGAAGAAGACTCGTCACCTTGGATGTTTCGGGGAAGTCCTTTGTTATGGTGATAAGATATCTACTTATGATTTTAAAGCTACTCGTTTGCGAACCCTTTTGTCAATAAGTTCTGGTTTTGGTGATTCATTGGTTCCTAAGGAAGTAGTGCACGATTTGCTGCCGATGTTGAAGTGTTTGAAAGTTTTATCTTTTCGATATTGTGGTATCACTGATTTGGCTGATTCAATCGGTGATCTAAAATATCTTCGCTATTTAGACCTTTCTGGCACCAAGATTGTGATGTTGCCCGAATCTATAACTGTATTGTACAATTTACAGACATTGAAATTAAAAAATTGTCGTCTACTTGAAACTCTCCCCAAAGATATGCATCATCTCATTAATCTGAGACATCTTATTATCAACAACGCTGGGCTAGTAGAGATGCCAAGTCAAATAAGTAAATTGACGAAACTCCAAATGTTGACAACATTCGTTGTGTTGTGGGAAAGGATAGTGGTGCTAAAATAGAAGAGTTGGCAAAACTTTCAAGTCTACGCGGAGAACTTTCCATTCAGAAGTTAGAAAATGTGGTCAGTATTACCAAAGCATCAGATGGAGTCAATGTACTGGATAAGAAGAAACTTgagaaattgagtttgaaatggGTTGTTAATGATGTTGTTGTTGATCCGAAGCATGGAGAGGTTGTGCTTGAAATGCTTTCACCTAACACAACGTTGAAGCAGATCGAGattcttggttatccagggacAAAATTTCCAAATTGGGTTGGGGATGATTCGTTCAGCAACATTGTTGACATAAATCTTAGGGGGAGTCGGCATTGCTCCAATTTACCACCACTTGGGCAACTGCCTTCActaaaaattctacacatttcagcTTTTGATTCAGTAACGACTGTGGGTGCTGAGTTTTACGGGAATAGTTCTGCGAAGAAGAAGCCATTTTCATCGTTGGAAATCTTAATTTTCGAGCACATGTCAGCATGGAAGCAATGGCACTCAATGCAAACTGAAGATGCAGCAACATATGGAAAGCTCAAAACACTTGAGATTAAATATTGTCCTAAGCTCATTGGGGAATTGCCTCGCTTCCTTCCTTCATTAACAAAGATTGAAATTGATGCAGATGAGCAGTGTGCTTTAAATATCCCAAGATTACCTTGTGTCACAGAAATGGGAATTACGAAATTGGAAAATGTGGAATCATTGTACGAGGCAATAAAGGCAATGAATCCTTCTTCTTCGACTGGAAGTTTGCTTACCACTCTCACTCCTCTTCAGTCACTTACTTTGAGAAACTGTGGGTCATCCTTTAGATCATTCCATATGGATTTATTTCCCACTCTCCGAACTCTTGATATATACGACTGCGATTACTTTGAAGCCCTCTCAATGTCCGATGGTCAATGTCGGGAACTAACTTTTCTGTCTATCTCTTGTTGTTGTAGCTTTGTGTCTTTCCCAAATGGTGGACTTATTGCTCCCAAACTGAGAGAATTTCGGATTTCTCTTTGCCCTGAATTGAAGTGGTTGCCTGAGAAGATGACTTCCCTCTCATCTTTGAAATCTTTGGAAATGAGAGGTTGTCCGTTGGTAGAGACTATTCCTGAAGGTGGTCTGCCCATTAGTTTGTCTACACTTAGGATAAACTATCATCAACTTTTGAGGATAAAATCGAATTGGCAAACATTACCCAATCTCAGAAATGTTATAgttgaaggagatgaagaagattTGGAATCATTTCCGGAGGAAGGACTACTGCCTGCCACTGTCACCTCTCTTGCTATCGATACATTTTCAATTCTTAGAGGCCTGGACAAAAATGGGCTGAGTCAACTCACCTCCTTGCAACGACTTTACATCTTGTCGTGCCCTGAGTTGCAGACATTATCAGAAGAAG
It includes:
- the LOC133824842 gene encoding putative disease resistance protein At3g14460, with translation MLSPNTTLKQIEILGYPGTKFPNWVGDDSFSNIVDINLRGSRHCSNLPPLGQLPSLKILHISAFDSVTTVGAEFYGNSSAKKKPFSSLEILIFEHMSAWKQWHSMQTEDAATYGKLKTLEIKYCPKLIGELPRFLPSLTKIEIDADEQCALNIPRLPCVTEMGITKLENVESLYEAIKAMNPSSSTGSLLTTLTPLQSLTLRNCGSSFRSFHMDLFPTLRTLDIYDCDYFEALSMSDGQCRELTFLSISCCCSFVSFPNGGLIAPKLREFRISLCPELKWLPEKMTSLSSLKSLEMRGCPLVETIPEGGLPISLSTLRINYHQLLRIKSNWQTLPNLRNVIVEGDEEDLESFPEEGLLPATVTSLAIDTFSILRGLDKNGLSQLTSLQRLYILSCPELQTLSEEGFPSSLSFLQIIRCPLLKKIYDTKDSENKEYWRKINHIPHVDII